One part of the Paenibacillus silvisoli genome encodes these proteins:
- a CDS encoding ABC transporter ATP-binding protein — protein sequence MTGTADNAVQDEITLSVHGLRKVIGKREIIQGLDLELRRGEVFGFLGPNGAGKTTTIRMLVGLIKPTAGTIRICGYDLHRQFPEATRSMGCIVENPELYSFLSGWGNLQYFARMMPGIDEKRMNEVVRLVGLTARIHDKVKTYSLGMRQRLGIAQALLGKPMLLILDEPTNGLDPSGIREMREFIRYLAEREGLSVLVSSHLLSEIQLMCDRVAIISKGRVIRVDTVNNLLAQQEKVSWRLAPLSKGETLLRELAGTAERQGDTVLTPYDEEEIGRWNTALVESGVTVTEMSRRLPSLEDLFLELTGGESIG from the coding sequence ATGACCGGCACGGCGGATAACGCAGTACAAGATGAAATCACGCTATCTGTCCACGGGCTCCGCAAGGTGATCGGGAAGCGCGAAATCATTCAAGGGCTCGACCTCGAGCTGAGGCGAGGCGAGGTGTTCGGTTTTCTCGGACCTAACGGAGCAGGCAAGACGACGACCATCCGAATGCTCGTCGGTCTCATTAAGCCGACTGCGGGTACGATTCGGATTTGCGGATATGATCTGCACCGGCAATTTCCGGAAGCGACTAGAAGCATGGGCTGTATCGTGGAAAACCCGGAGCTCTACAGCTTCTTGAGCGGCTGGGGGAATCTGCAGTATTTTGCCCGCATGATGCCCGGCATCGACGAGAAACGGATGAATGAAGTCGTTCGGCTTGTCGGGCTGACCGCACGCATACACGACAAAGTGAAGACGTATTCGCTCGGCATGCGGCAGCGGCTCGGAATCGCTCAGGCGCTGCTCGGAAAGCCGATGCTGCTTATTCTCGATGAGCCAACGAACGGGCTGGACCCGTCGGGGATTCGGGAGATGAGGGAGTTTATTCGATATTTGGCCGAGCGGGAAGGGTTGTCCGTCCTCGTGTCGAGTCACTTGCTGAGCGAGATTCAATTAATGTGCGATCGGGTTGCGATTATTTCGAAGGGGCGGGTCATCCGCGTCGATACGGTGAACAACCTGCTGGCTCAGCAAGAGAAAGTCAGCTGGCGGCTTGCGCCGCTCAGCAAAGGCGAGACGCTGCTCCGGGAACTGGCAGGCACCGCCGAACGTCAAGGCGATACGGTATTGACGCCGTACGACGAGGAGGAGATCGGACGTTGGAATACGGCGCTTGTCGAGTCCGGCGTGACGGTAACCGAAATGAGCCGCAGGCTGCCCTCCCTTGAAGATCTGTTCCTGGAGCTGACGGGAGGGGAAAGCATTGGTTAA
- a CDS encoding DUF896 domain-containing protein — MEIEKVIARINELSRKNKSVGLTPEELVERDELRRLYLNNFKRNFRNQLDNIKYVEDEENGEDPIKH, encoded by the coding sequence ATGGAAATAGAAAAGGTCATTGCCCGCATTAACGAGCTGTCCAGAAAGAATAAATCGGTAGGCTTGACGCCGGAAGAATTGGTTGAACGCGATGAGCTCCGCCGCCTTTATCTCAATAACTTCAAGCGCAATTTCCGCAACCAGCTCGATAACATTAAATATGTGGAAGACGAAGAGAACGGGGAAGATCCGATCAAACATTAA
- a CDS encoding 1,2-dihydroxy-3-keto-5-methylthiopentene dioxygenase translates to MAEIRVRATGERISGEENVRAFLEKQEVLYEHWDASKLPAELHNKFVLNDEEKQTILNTYDAEIRDLAARRGYQIWDVISLSDATPNIEELLKKFEQIHTHTEDEIRGIVSGRGIFIIKGDEQTGYFDVELEAGDVISVPENKNHFFTLMDNREIIAVRLFIEKDGWIATNVEDPTFAK, encoded by the coding sequence ATGGCTGAAATTCGAGTACGCGCAACGGGCGAACGTATTTCCGGCGAGGAAAACGTCCGCGCCTTTCTAGAGAAGCAAGAGGTTCTTTACGAACATTGGGATGCAAGCAAGCTCCCTGCCGAACTACATAACAAATTCGTACTGAACGACGAAGAGAAGCAAACGATTCTAAACACGTACGACGCCGAAATCCGTGACTTGGCTGCCCGCCGCGGCTACCAGATCTGGGACGTCATCTCGCTATCCGACGCGACGCCGAACATCGAGGAGCTGCTGAAGAAGTTCGAGCAGATCCATACGCATACCGAAGATGAAATTCGCGGGATCGTATCCGGCCGCGGGATCTTCATCATTAAAGGCGACGAGCAAACCGGTTACTTCGACGTTGAGCTCGAAGCCGGCGATGTCATCTCCGTGCCGGAGAACAAAAACCACTTCTTCACGTTGATGGATAACCGCGAAATTATCGCCGTTCGTCTCTTCATCGAGAAGGACGGCTGGATCGCGACCAACGTTGAAGATCCTACTTTCGCTAAATAA
- a CDS encoding HAD family hydrolase produces the protein MAKQAVLFDLDDTLLWDDRSVQEAFDATCEYAAEQTGVNAKELEEAVRREARALYESYETFAFTKMIGINPFEGLWANFLEGEQEEFRKLEQLAPGYRRDAWTLGLKALGIDNAELGAQLAEMFPAERRKRPYVYEETFAVLDKLKGTYKLLLLTNGSPDLQREKLAGVPDIVPYFDHIIISGEFGQGKPAAAIFRHALERLGIEPNHGIMVGDKLTTDILGANTIGMTSVWINRHGMTRSDEIIPSHEIKHLEELLPLLV, from the coding sequence ATGGCCAAACAAGCAGTTCTCTTTGATCTCGACGATACATTGTTATGGGACGACCGCAGCGTGCAGGAAGCGTTCGACGCTACTTGCGAATACGCGGCGGAGCAAACGGGCGTGAACGCGAAGGAGCTGGAGGAAGCGGTACGCCGCGAAGCCCGCGCGCTCTACGAATCGTATGAAACGTTCGCGTTTACCAAAATGATCGGCATCAACCCGTTCGAGGGGCTATGGGCCAACTTCCTGGAAGGCGAGCAGGAGGAGTTCCGCAAGCTGGAGCAGCTCGCCCCCGGCTACCGACGCGACGCATGGACGCTCGGCTTGAAGGCGCTTGGCATCGACAATGCCGAGCTGGGCGCGCAGCTTGCCGAAATGTTTCCGGCCGAACGCCGCAAACGTCCTTATGTATACGAGGAAACCTTTGCGGTGCTGGACAAGCTGAAAGGGACGTATAAGCTGCTGCTGCTGACGAACGGTTCGCCGGATCTTCAGCGCGAGAAGCTGGCCGGCGTGCCGGATATCGTTCCTTATTTCGATCACATCATCATTTCGGGCGAGTTCGGCCAAGGGAAGCCGGCAGCGGCGATTTTCCGCCATGCGCTGGAACGCCTCGGCATTGAGCCGAATCACGGCATCATGGTGGGGGACAAGCTGACGACCGATATTCTCGGCGCCAACACGATCGGCATGACTTCCGTATGGATTAACCGCCATGGCATGACCCGTTCGGACGAAATTATTCCTTCCCATGAAATCAAGCATCTGGAAGAGCTGCTTCCGCTGTTGGTATAA
- a CDS encoding LysM peptidoglycan-binding domain-containing protein, whose translation MRLAVAALFFVLLFTGLTLMTSQANSEYPAEATASERIVVVGAGDTLWNIASRIREEGEDIRKVVYSIKKRNNLTSSSLQAGQSLIVPAQ comes from the coding sequence ATGAGACTGGCTGTTGCAGCGCTGTTCTTCGTACTGCTTTTCACAGGATTGACGCTTATGACAAGCCAGGCGAACAGCGAATACCCGGCTGAAGCAACGGCATCGGAACGCATTGTCGTTGTCGGCGCAGGCGACACGCTATGGAATATCGCGAGCCGCATCCGCGAAGAAGGCGAAGATATTCGAAAAGTCGTCTACAGCATCAAGAAGCGCAACAACTTAACGAGCAGCTCGCTTCAAGCCGGTCAATCGCTGATCGTGCCCGCACAATAA
- the glnA gene encoding type I glutamate--ammonia ligase translates to MSYTKDDIRRIAKEQNVRFIRLQFTDLLGTIKNVEIPVSQLEKALDNKMMFDGSSIEGYVRIEESDMYLYPDLDTWVVFPWVAEDRIARLICDVYMPDGTPFAGDPRGILKRALKEAEELGYTAMNVGPEPEFFLFKTDDKGNPTTELNDQGGYFDLAPMDLGENCRREIVLTLEEMGFEIEASHHEVAPGQHEIDFKYADAIKAADQIQTFKLVVKTIARQHGLHASFMPKPLFGVNGSGMHCHQSLFRGNVNAFYDESDTLGLSQTARYYMAGVLNHARSFAAITNPTVNSYKRLVPGYEAPCYVAWSASNRSPMIRIPASRGLSTRIEVRSPDPAANPYLALAVMLKAGLDGIKNKSALPAPTDRNIYVMTDEERVEEGIPSLPGDLKEALNELIRSEVICEALGEHALAHFYELKEIEWDMYRTQIHEWERDQYLTMF, encoded by the coding sequence GTGAGCTACACCAAAGATGACATCAGACGTATTGCAAAAGAACAGAATGTCCGGTTTATTCGACTTCAGTTCACCGATTTGCTGGGAACGATCAAGAACGTCGAAATTCCGGTAAGTCAGCTGGAAAAGGCGCTCGATAACAAAATGATGTTCGACGGCTCCTCCATCGAAGGCTACGTACGGATCGAAGAATCCGATATGTACCTGTATCCGGACCTTGACACATGGGTCGTGTTCCCGTGGGTTGCGGAAGATCGGATCGCCCGTCTGATCTGTGACGTATATATGCCGGACGGCACGCCGTTTGCCGGAGATCCGCGCGGCATCCTGAAGCGAGCGCTGAAGGAAGCGGAAGAATTGGGCTATACGGCGATGAACGTTGGACCTGAACCGGAATTTTTCTTATTCAAAACCGATGATAAAGGCAATCCGACAACCGAGCTGAACGACCAAGGCGGCTACTTCGACCTTGCGCCGATGGATCTTGGCGAGAACTGCCGCCGCGAAATCGTGCTTACGCTGGAAGAAATGGGCTTCGAAATCGAAGCTTCCCACCACGAGGTGGCGCCAGGTCAGCACGAAATCGACTTCAAATATGCGGATGCGATCAAAGCAGCCGACCAAATTCAAACGTTCAAGCTCGTCGTAAAAACGATCGCTCGCCAGCACGGCCTGCACGCGTCGTTCATGCCAAAACCGCTGTTCGGCGTAAACGGCTCCGGCATGCACTGCCACCAATCGCTGTTCCGCGGCAACGTGAACGCGTTCTACGACGAGAGCGATACGCTTGGCTTGAGCCAAACTGCCCGCTACTACATGGCTGGCGTTCTGAATCACGCGCGTTCGTTCGCGGCGATTACGAACCCTACCGTAAATTCGTACAAGCGTCTGGTGCCAGGCTATGAAGCGCCATGCTACGTAGCATGGTCCGCGAGCAACCGCAGCCCGATGATCCGTATTCCGGCATCCCGCGGCCTCAGCACGCGGATCGAAGTACGCAGCCCGGACCCTGCGGCTAACCCGTATTTGGCGCTTGCCGTCATGCTGAAAGCAGGACTTGACGGAATCAAGAACAAATCGGCTTTGCCGGCTCCGACAGACCGCAACATTTACGTGATGACCGACGAAGAGCGGGTTGAAGAGGGTATTCCGAGCTTGCCAGGCGACCTGAAGGAAGCGTTGAACGAGCTGATCCGCAGCGAAGTGATCTGCGAAGCGCTCGGCGAACACGCGCTTGCTCACTTCTACGAGCTCAAGGAAATCGAGTGGGATATGTACCGCACGCAAATCCACGAGTGGGAACGCGATCAATACTTGACGATGTTCTAA
- a CDS encoding aldo/keto reductase, with product MKYRLLGRSGLAVSELCLGTMTFGNTTSEADSIEMIDRFFEKGGNFLDTANVYVAGRSEEIVGKAIKSRRSETVLATKVRFATSTQPNGVGVSRKHIMDAVEASLQRLGTDYIDLYQVHVWDHATPIEETLRALDDLVTAGKVRYIGCSNFFAWQLMKSLSVSDWNRYVRFVSIQPQYSLVSREMDREMISLCLEENVGIIPWAPLGGGFLTGRYTNEEPTSGRLTAKQGESSWLNRASGSNFAVLEAVLSAAKELDKTPAQVALAWLLQRKGITSPIFGASTLEQFEENMGAAGWTMPDDVWSKLDEVSALPSEYPNRFIAKFARPFPQQ from the coding sequence ATGAAATACCGGTTACTTGGACGAAGCGGACTAGCCGTTTCGGAGCTATGCTTAGGCACGATGACGTTCGGCAATACGACGAGCGAAGCGGATTCCATCGAAATGATCGACCGCTTCTTCGAAAAAGGCGGAAACTTCCTCGATACGGCGAACGTATATGTAGCTGGCCGCTCGGAGGAAATCGTCGGCAAGGCGATCAAGTCGCGCCGCTCGGAAACGGTGCTGGCCACGAAGGTCCGGTTCGCCACCTCGACTCAACCCAACGGCGTAGGCGTATCGCGCAAGCACATCATGGATGCCGTCGAAGCGAGCCTGCAGCGGCTTGGAACCGATTATATCGATCTTTATCAGGTTCACGTTTGGGATCATGCGACGCCGATCGAAGAAACGCTTCGCGCGCTCGATGATTTGGTAACGGCAGGCAAGGTCCGCTATATCGGCTGCTCCAACTTCTTTGCCTGGCAGCTGATGAAGTCGTTGTCCGTGAGCGACTGGAACCGTTATGTCCGATTCGTCTCGATCCAGCCGCAGTACAGCCTCGTAAGCCGCGAAATGGATCGCGAAATGATATCCCTTTGCTTGGAAGAGAACGTTGGCATTATCCCTTGGGCTCCGCTCGGCGGCGGCTTCCTGACGGGCCGCTATACGAACGAAGAGCCGACAAGCGGCCGTTTGACCGCCAAACAAGGCGAAAGCTCGTGGCTAAACCGCGCTTCAGGCAGTAATTTTGCAGTACTGGAAGCCGTGCTTAGCGCTGCAAAAGAGCTGGACAAGACCCCTGCGCAGGTCGCGCTTGCTTGGCTGCTGCAGCGAAAAGGGATTACGTCCCCGATTTTCGGCGCAAGCACCCTGGAGCAATTCGAGGAAAATATGGGAGCGGCCGGCTGGACGATGCCGGATGACGTTTGGAGCAAGCTGGATGAGGTCAGTGCTCTGCCAAGCGAATATCCGAACCGGTTCATCGCGAAATTCGCCAGACCGTTTCCGCAGCAGTAA
- a CDS encoding GDSL-type esterase/lipase family protein, translating to MRGKWIQGLMAVSAVSGIVWLGGLAWTLQDYFTGSSGKQAAPVSVAQETQPPIADDGKFRIVALGDSLTRGAGDPDGKGYVGYMVDALKLKAADQEILVQNYGVNDMRTPELAASLEKPAVRSELQAADVIVISTGGNDLFQGGETLGNLDPSNIESIQESYAAQLDGVLKDVRAVNPAAKLFLIGLYNPFIALTESRTTTKIVRDWNYRTAETAASYSDTVLVPTLDLFQLKVQDYLARDQFHPNAKGYRLIGERVASLITWEGESE from the coding sequence ATGAGAGGGAAATGGATCCAAGGCCTCATGGCCGTATCCGCGGTATCCGGCATCGTCTGGCTGGGCGGGCTGGCTTGGACGCTGCAGGATTATTTTACGGGAAGTAGCGGCAAACAAGCAGCACCGGTATCGGTCGCCCAAGAAACCCAGCCGCCGATCGCCGATGACGGGAAGTTCCGTATCGTGGCACTCGGTGACTCGCTGACGCGCGGCGCCGGAGATCCGGACGGGAAAGGCTATGTCGGGTACATGGTAGACGCATTGAAGCTGAAGGCGGCGGATCAGGAGATTCTCGTACAGAACTACGGCGTGAACGACATGCGAACGCCGGAGCTGGCGGCATCGCTTGAGAAGCCGGCTGTCCGAAGCGAGCTTCAAGCAGCCGATGTGATCGTCATTAGTACCGGCGGCAACGATCTGTTCCAAGGCGGCGAGACGCTCGGCAACTTGGATCCGTCCAACATCGAATCGATTCAGGAAAGCTATGCAGCACAATTGGATGGCGTGCTGAAGGATGTGAGAGCCGTCAATCCAGCCGCGAAGCTGTTCTTGATCGGGTTATATAACCCGTTCATCGCGTTGACGGAATCCCGGACGACGACCAAGATCGTGCGGGATTGGAACTATCGGACGGCAGAAACCGCGGCATCGTATTCGGACACCGTGCTCGTGCCGACCTTGGACTTGTTTCAACTGAAGGTGCAGGATTATTTGGCCCGTGATCAGTTTCATCCGAATGCGAAGGGCTACCGGCTTATCGGAGAGCGCGTCGCATCGCTCATTACATGGGAGGGGGAGAGCGAATGA
- a CDS encoding amino acid ABC transporter permease: protein MIDSTVLTDNWELYLEGLRNTVLSSLLALIGSFILGTVIAVFRIAPIKILNVFGTAYVEFFRNIPLLLVVYLFFLGLPALHIVMNGFVSGTLGLMIYTSSYIAEAIRAGIQAVSAGQMEAARASGLTYFQAMRHVILPQAMKTVIPPICNQFLNLVKNSSILGVVAGMDLMYFGDIVNADTYDTVSSYAFVSLFYLLLTIPLSLASRGLERRLSRSG, encoded by the coding sequence GTGATCGATTCGACCGTACTTACCGACAATTGGGAGCTGTATCTGGAAGGGCTTCGCAATACGGTGCTTTCCAGTTTGTTGGCGTTAATCGGCAGCTTTATATTAGGAACGGTGATTGCGGTTTTTCGCATAGCGCCGATTAAGATATTGAATGTGTTCGGTACCGCGTACGTGGAATTTTTTCGCAATATCCCGCTGTTGCTCGTCGTTTATTTGTTTTTCCTCGGTTTGCCTGCACTGCATATCGTTATGAACGGATTTGTTTCGGGGACGCTCGGGTTGATGATTTACACCTCGTCTTACATCGCCGAGGCCATTCGCGCAGGCATTCAAGCCGTTTCTGCCGGCCAGATGGAGGCGGCTAGAGCTTCGGGGCTTACTTATTTCCAGGCGATGAGGCATGTTATTCTGCCGCAGGCGATGAAGACGGTCATTCCACCGATCTGCAATCAATTTTTGAATCTGGTGAAGAACTCTTCCATTCTAGGCGTTGTAGCAGGGATGGACCTGATGTACTTCGGGGATATCGTCAATGCCGATACGTACGATACGGTCAGCAGCTACGCCTTTGTGTCCTTGTTCTACTTGTTATTGACAATCCCGCTTAGCCTCGCGTCCCGCGGTCTGGAACGCAGGCTCTCGCGCAGCGGTTAG
- the lexA gene encoding transcriptional repressor LexA — MSKLSNRQQAILEFIKTEVREKGYPPSVREIGEAVGLASSSTVHGHLDRLEKKGLIRRDPTKPRAIEILDGEENEIPFPLAIAKVPVVGKVTAGVPITATENIEDYFPLPADKVGDHNVFILNVIGESMIEAGIHNGDYVIVRQQQSASNGDIVVAMTEDDEATVKTFYKEKDHIRLQPENSTMEPIRLRNVSILGKVIGLFRDIH, encoded by the coding sequence ATGTCGAAACTTTCAAACCGCCAGCAGGCGATACTAGAATTCATCAAGACGGAAGTACGCGAGAAAGGCTATCCGCCTTCCGTTCGCGAGATCGGCGAAGCGGTCGGACTCGCATCCAGCTCGACCGTGCACGGCCATCTCGACCGTCTGGAGAAGAAAGGGCTCATCCGCCGCGACCCTACTAAGCCGCGCGCCATTGAAATTTTGGACGGCGAAGAGAACGAGATTCCGTTCCCGCTGGCGATTGCCAAAGTTCCTGTTGTCGGTAAAGTAACGGCCGGCGTGCCGATCACGGCAACGGAGAATATCGAAGATTACTTCCCGCTCCCTGCCGATAAGGTAGGCGACCACAATGTGTTCATTCTTAATGTCATCGGCGAAAGCATGATCGAAGCCGGCATCCACAACGGCGACTATGTCATAGTCCGCCAGCAGCAATCCGCATCGAACGGCGACATCGTCGTTGCCATGACGGAGGATGACGAAGCAACCGTCAAGACGTTCTACAAGGAAAAGGATCATATCCGTCTCCAGCCGGAGAATTCCACGATGGAACCGATCCGCCTGCGCAATGTTTCGATTCTCGGCAAAGTCATCGGCCTGTTCCGCGACATCCACTAA
- a CDS encoding transporter substrate-binding domain-containing protein, giving the protein MVKKSNALICLLVIVLLLLPACGSNGNVNENTNGNTAGAEQEGVLSAIKERGKLVAGVKFDTKLFGLKDPGSGAVEGFDIDIAKALAKKLFGDESKLDLKEVTSQTRIPMLNNGEIDLIVATMTITEKRKEEVDFSDVYFKAGQSLLVKKGSPIKGLEDVTKDTKVLGVKGATSIKNIEDKVPGLKVQQYQNYQDAFTALKAGQGEVLTTDNAILYGMTVQDPNYELAGDIFTDEPYGIAVKKGEQAWVDFINASLKELKSSGEYDAIYEKWIGEKPAVE; this is encoded by the coding sequence ATGGTGAAGAAATCAAATGCGTTAATCTGCTTACTGGTCATTGTGCTGCTGCTTTTGCCGGCGTGCGGCAGTAACGGAAATGTCAACGAAAATACCAACGGGAATACGGCAGGTGCCGAGCAAGAAGGTGTATTATCCGCTATTAAGGAACGCGGTAAGCTCGTTGCGGGCGTGAAATTCGATACGAAGCTGTTCGGATTGAAGGATCCGGGCTCCGGGGCAGTGGAAGGCTTCGATATCGATATAGCCAAAGCGCTTGCCAAGAAGCTGTTCGGCGACGAAAGCAAGCTGGATCTCAAGGAAGTGACGTCCCAGACTCGCATCCCGATGTTGAATAACGGTGAGATTGATTTGATCGTAGCGACGATGACGATTACCGAGAAGCGCAAGGAGGAAGTGGATTTCTCCGACGTGTACTTCAAGGCCGGTCAATCGCTGCTCGTGAAGAAAGGAAGTCCGATCAAAGGGCTGGAGGACGTAACGAAGGATACGAAGGTGCTCGGCGTGAAGGGCGCAACCTCGATCAAAAATATCGAAGACAAGGTGCCCGGCCTGAAGGTGCAGCAATATCAAAACTACCAGGATGCGTTTACGGCGCTGAAAGCGGGACAGGGTGAAGTGCTGACGACCGATAACGCCATTCTGTACGGCATGACCGTGCAAGATCCGAATTACGAATTGGCCGGCGACATTTTCACGGATGAGCCTTACGGCATCGCCGTGAAGAAAGGCGAGCAAGCATGGGTCGATTTTATCAATGCAAGTCTGAAGGAGCTTAAGTCAAGCGGCGAATACGACGCGATTTATGAGAAATGGATCGGGGAAAAGCCTGCCGTGGAATAG
- a CDS encoding amino acid ABC transporter ATP-binding protein, translated as MIAFREVHKYFGSFHVLKDINLEIGAGEVTVVVGPSGSGKSTLLRCINRLETITSGALTVNGHDLTSKATDINAVRRNIGMVFQHFNLYPHMKVIDNITLAPIHALGVSATEAKETAMMYLKKVGIPEKADRYPSELSGGQQQRVAIARGLALKPKIMLFDEPTSALDPEMIGEVLDVMRALTHEGMTMVVVTHEMGFAREVANRVVFMDEGRIVEQAAPEQFFRQPTAERAQLFLSRLLRH; from the coding sequence ATGATCGCTTTTCGCGAGGTGCATAAATACTTTGGTTCCTTCCACGTTCTGAAGGACATTAACCTGGAGATCGGCGCCGGGGAAGTCACCGTCGTTGTCGGACCTTCGGGATCGGGCAAAAGCACGCTGCTGCGCTGCATCAACCGGCTCGAAACGATAACGAGCGGAGCATTAACCGTGAACGGTCATGATCTCACGTCGAAAGCAACGGATATCAATGCGGTAAGGCGGAACATCGGGATGGTGTTTCAGCATTTCAACCTGTACCCGCACATGAAGGTCATCGACAACATTACGTTAGCCCCGATTCATGCGCTTGGCGTGTCCGCGACCGAAGCGAAGGAAACCGCGATGATGTATTTGAAGAAGGTAGGCATACCGGAAAAAGCGGACCGCTACCCATCCGAGCTCTCGGGCGGCCAGCAGCAGAGGGTCGCGATCGCCCGCGGCCTCGCCCTTAAACCGAAGATCATGTTATTCGATGAGCCGACTTCCGCTCTTGACCCCGAAATGATCGGAGAGGTGCTCGACGTGATGCGGGCGCTTACCCATGAAGGCATGACGATGGTCGTCGTTACGCACGAGATGGGGTTTGCCAGAGAAGTGGCCAATCGGGTCGTATTCATGGATGAAGGCCGGATCGTAGAGCAAGCGGCGCCGGAGCAATTTTTCCGGCAGCCCACGGCTGAGCGGGCGCAGTTGTTTCTAAGCAGACTGCTGCGTCATTAA
- a CDS encoding ABC transporter permease translates to MVNLVYNEMVKITGKRRLLVVALIIAILISLFTYAQYQQAMENLKRFGDVDWRTALEQRIAGWEARLASGSGRGDEGELELRIAQQRYYLDQNVNPSEPGAPTFVRGFVENGISLLLPLMMMIVAADLVSSEHGAGTIKVLLTRSVRRWRILLSKYLALLLSVSIIITLFGLLSAVISGLVFGFQGWDAPVLTGFSMTGGELDTSGVRIIPQWQFILMEMGLAWFVSVVVATITFMLSVLVRTTAAVMGIMLACLIAGTILRSMAESWETAKYLFMVNLELIDYLQDAEPPIAGMSLGFSLLVLLIWGVGALIVSFVSFTRRDVY, encoded by the coding sequence TTGGTTAACCTCGTCTATAACGAAATGGTGAAAATCACCGGCAAACGCAGGCTGCTCGTCGTCGCGCTAATCATCGCGATTCTCATCTCGCTATTCACCTATGCACAGTACCAGCAAGCGATGGAGAACCTGAAACGGTTCGGCGACGTCGATTGGCGCACCGCGCTCGAACAGCGAATCGCAGGCTGGGAAGCCCGTCTTGCAAGCGGAAGCGGACGCGGCGACGAGGGCGAACTGGAGCTTCGCATCGCCCAGCAGCGATACTATTTGGATCAGAACGTAAACCCGTCCGAACCGGGCGCGCCGACCTTCGTTCGCGGATTCGTCGAAAACGGAATATCGCTGCTGCTGCCGCTCATGATGATGATCGTCGCTGCGGATCTCGTTTCCTCCGAGCACGGCGCGGGCACGATCAAAGTGCTGCTCACACGCTCCGTTCGACGATGGCGCATTCTTCTAAGCAAGTACTTAGCACTCCTATTATCGGTCTCGATCATCATCACGTTGTTCGGGCTGCTGTCCGCGGTTATATCCGGCCTCGTATTCGGCTTTCAAGGCTGGGATGCACCGGTACTGACCGGCTTCTCAATGACCGGCGGCGAGCTGGACACGTCCGGCGTTCGCATTATTCCCCAATGGCAGTTCATCCTCATGGAGATGGGACTGGCCTGGTTCGTATCGGTCGTCGTGGCAACCATTACGTTCATGCTGTCCGTTCTAGTCCGTACGACTGCAGCGGTCATGGGGATCATGCTGGCATGTCTGATCGCGGGCACTATTTTAAGATCGATGGCCGAATCGTGGGAAACGGCGAAATACTTATTCATGGTCAACCTCGAACTGATCGATTACTTGCAGGATGCCGAACCGCCGATAGCGGGCATGTCGCTCGGGTTTTCGCTGCTAGTGCTGCTAATCTGGGGAGTCGGCGCCCTCATTGTATCGTTCGTTTCGTTCACGCGGCGGGATGTATATTAA
- a CDS encoding amino acid ABC transporter permease: MDFQGAYSPDNLKFLLEGFGLTLCLALLAIVFSFILGSLLGIVRYAKLPIVSQAVGLLVETIRNLPLLLLIFFARFGLPELGISFSPFWAAIVALTAFEAAMIAEIVRSGLNSVEKGLVEAARSSGLSYLQTLRHIVLPLGLRRMVPPIVSQFISLLKDTSLAVIISLAELMHNANIVMGPDSRYVFPILLLIAALYFSVNYALSFVAKRMEARQS; this comes from the coding sequence ATGGATTTCCAAGGCGCGTATTCGCCCGATAATCTGAAGTTTCTGCTGGAAGGCTTCGGCTTGACGCTCTGTCTGGCGCTGCTGGCGATCGTGTTCAGCTTCATTCTGGGCTCGTTGCTCGGCATTGTCCGGTATGCGAAGCTTCCGATCGTTTCCCAAGCCGTCGGCTTGCTTGTCGAGACCATTCGAAATCTGCCCCTGCTGCTGCTCATCTTCTTCGCTCGCTTCGGTTTGCCGGAGCTTGGAATCAGCTTCAGTCCGTTCTGGGCAGCGATCGTTGCGTTAACCGCGTTTGAGGCGGCGATGATAGCCGAGATCGTGCGAAGCGGGCTCAACTCCGTCGAGAAAGGATTGGTCGAAGCCGCCCGTTCTTCCGGCTTGTCTTACTTGCAGACGCTGCGGCATATCGTGCTGCCTCTAGGATTGCGAAGAATGGTTCCGCCGATCGTATCGCAATTTATCTCTCTATTGAAGGACACGTCGCTTGCCGTCATCATCTCGCTGGCCGAACTGATGCACAACGCGAACATCGTCATGGGGCCGGATTCCCGGTACGTGTTCCCGATCCTGCTGTTAATCGCGGCACTCTATTTCAGCGTGAACTACGCGTTGTCATTCGTGGCTAAACGAATGGAGGCGCGGCAATCGTAA